One Paroedura picta isolate Pp20150507F chromosome 3, Ppicta_v3.0, whole genome shotgun sequence genomic window carries:
- the SLC35A2 gene encoding UDP-galactose translocator isoform X2, whose product MAAAEGPGGGGGGGSPGAAGGNRQLKYISLAVLVVQNASLILSIRYVRTLPGDRFFATTAVVMAEVLKGATCLLLIFVQKQGNVKQFASFLYDSVVVQYVDTLKLAVPSLIYTLQNNLQYVAISNLPAATFQVTYQLKILTTAIFSVLMLRKSLSRLQWLSLVLLFAGVAIVQVEQQQGGSKPTPGGLTAPQSYLVGLVAVVVSCLSSGFAGVYFEKILKGSAASVWLRNVQLGIFGTLLGLLGLWSTEGPAVAQHGFFFGYTPLVWGVILNQAFGGLLVAVVVKYADNILKGFATSFSIVVSTVASIYLFDFRLNVLFALGAGMVIGAVYLYSLPKGPSNTGNTGLQPGHAVPSKELPPVATPGFLTKIPAKEKGS is encoded by the exons ATGGCAGCGGCTGAGGGcccgggaggcggcggcggcggcgggagcccGGGGGCCGCAGGAG GTAACCGGCAGTTGAAGTACATCAGCTTGGCGGTCCTGGTGGTCCAGAATGCTTCCCTCATCCTCAGCATCCGGTACGTGCGCACGCTGCCCGGCGACCGGTTCTTCGCCACCACGGCGGTGGTCATGGCGGAAGTCCTCAAGGGAGCCACCTGCCTGCTGCTCATCTTCGTCCAGAAGCAAG gtAACGTGAAGCAGTTTGCCTCGTTCCTGTACGATTCCGTGGTGGTGCAGTACGTGGACACCCTCAAACTAGCCGTGCCTTCTCTCATCtacaccctccaaaacaacctcCAGTACGTGGCCATCTCCAACCTGCCTGCAGCCACCTTCCAG GTCACCTACCAGCTGAAGATCCTCACCACGGCCATCTTCTCAGTGCTGATGCTGCGCAAGAGCCTCTCCCGCCTCCAGTGGCTGTCCCTCGTGCTCCTCTTTGCCGGCGTGGCCATCGTCCAGGTGGAACAGCAGCAGGGGGGCAGCAAGCCGACGCCGGGGGGGCTGACGGCCCCCCAGAGCTACCTGGTGGGGCTGGTGGCCGTGGTGGTGTCGTGCCTCTCGTCCGGCTTTGCCGGGGTCTACTTCGAGAAGATCCTCAAGGGCAGCGCCGCCTCTGTTTGGCTCCGCAACGTCCAGCTGGGCATTTTTGGGACCCTCCTCGGGCTGCTGGGCCTGTGGTCCACGGAGGGGCCGGCCGTGGCCCAGCACGGCTTCTTCTTCGGCTACACCCCGCTGGTGTGGGGCGTGATCCTGAACCAAGCCTTCGGCGGGCTGCTGGTGGCCGTGGTGGTGAAATACGCCGACAACATCCTCAAGGGCTTCGCCACGTCCTTCTCCATCGTGGTGTCCACCGTGGCGTCCATCTACCTCTTCGACTTCCGCCTGAACGTGCTCTTCGCGCTGGGAGCTGGCATGGTCATCGGGGCCGTCTACCTGTACAGCCTGCCCAAGGGACCGTCGAACACCGGGAACACCGGTTTGCAGCCGGGCCACGCCGTCCCGAGCAAGGAACTCCCTCCCGTGGCCACGCCAGGCTTCCTGACCAA